In the Lebetimonas natsushimae genome, one interval contains:
- a CDS encoding molybdate ABC transporter substrate-binding protein, which yields MKKIILLIISVKIFANCIIGITGGYKEIFKPLLKQYNSIHKEKINVIYGPLGTLIANAKFKNIAMIFGEKETLKENNFKNFIPIGKDRLTIICKKQIIINKLNNLKLAVPNPKGTIYGERAKEFFNNSKINPKHILTVSMMPQGINYLQMNLVECAVANKAMAIFFKNKYRYLEIKNNYNPIILGFAEIKNNKPCNNFIHFLKSEKIKKYLKSKGICF from the coding sequence ATGAAAAAAATTATTTTACTAATTATTTCAGTAAAAATTTTTGCAAACTGCATTATTGGAATTACCGGCGGATATAAAGAAATCTTTAAACCTTTATTAAAACAATACAATTCAATACATAAAGAAAAAATAAATGTAATATATGGACCATTAGGTACACTTATTGCCAACGCTAAATTTAAAAACATTGCCATGATTTTTGGAGAAAAAGAAACTTTAAAAGAAAATAATTTTAAAAATTTTATACCCATTGGAAAAGACAGATTAACAATAATCTGTAAAAAACAAATAATTATAAATAAATTAAACAATTTAAAATTAGCAGTTCCAAATCCAAAAGGGACAATTTACGGCGAAAGGGCAAAAGAATTTTTTAACAATTCAAAAATTAATCCTAAACACATATTAACTGTATCTATGATGCCTCAGGGAATCAATTATTTACAAATGAATCTTGTTGAGTGTGCAGTAGCTAACAAAGCAATGGCGATTTTTTTCAAAAACAAATATAGGTATTTAGAAATTAAAAATAATTACAACCCTATAATATTGGGCTTTGCCGAAATTAAAAACAATAAGCCCTGCAATAATTTTATTCATTTTTTAAAATCTGAGAAAATAAAAAAATATTTAAAAAGTAAGGGAATATGTTTTTAA
- a CDS encoding murein transglycosylase domain-containing protein has product MKKIFLILLFLLTGCSVGDYQNIASIAVSKNPKTALKSYLIRKKNYYITHPNALAKDIKNFIYHFNLEVKKFTKAISIWQNPKKPTTKKLVKYSSHYRARAIIDFDRGFVKVETIDKNYKNVLKTALVNTMLMPEDPRSVDLFSDKIVLKGKPFLAGQVYDNEGKLVLYKWRANRYADYLIKHKLRNYIYRGQRIYNVTFPLAKNSEIVRAKKYLPYVKEYSKKYYISKSLILGIIKTESDFNPYAVSYVPAFGLMQIVPTTAGVEGYERAYGYKHIPSKEFLFVPKNNIHIGSAYLNLLYYRYLSKIKNPVSREYMMIAAYNSGIGNVLRVFNIRRDRAIAIVNSLSPKEVYYRLVHRLPTSEGRRYLPKVLKNRNRFVSL; this is encoded by the coding sequence ATGAAAAAAATATTTTTAATTTTATTATTCCTTTTAACTGGATGCAGTGTTGGTGATTATCAAAATATAGCTTCTATTGCAGTTTCCAAAAATCCAAAAACGGCATTAAAAAGTTATTTAATTAGAAAAAAAAATTATTATATAACTCATCCAAATGCACTTGCAAAAGATATAAAAAATTTTATTTATCATTTTAATTTAGAAGTTAAAAAATTTACAAAAGCAATTTCAATTTGGCAAAATCCTAAAAAACCTACAACAAAAAAATTAGTTAAATATTCAAGTCATTACAGGGCCAGGGCTATTATTGATTTTGACAGGGGATTTGTAAAAGTTGAAACGATAGATAAAAATTATAAAAATGTTTTGAAAACGGCTCTTGTTAACACTATGCTTATGCCGGAAGACCCGAGAAGTGTTGATTTATTCAGTGATAAGATTGTTTTAAAAGGCAAACCTTTTTTAGCCGGGCAGGTTTATGATAATGAAGGAAAACTTGTTTTATATAAGTGGAGGGCAAACAGATATGCTGATTATCTTATAAAACATAAATTAAGGAATTATATTTACAGGGGACAGAGGATTTATAATGTCACTTTTCCTCTTGCGAAAAACAGTGAAATAGTAAGGGCTAAAAAATATTTGCCTTATGTAAAAGAATATTCTAAAAAGTACTATATTTCTAAAAGTTTAATTTTGGGAATTATTAAAACCGAGAGTGATTTTAACCCTTATGCAGTAAGTTATGTGCCGGCTTTTGGGCTTATGCAGATAGTCCCTACTACTGCGGGAGTGGAAGGTTATGAAAGGGCTTACGGATATAAACATATTCCAAGTAAGGAATTTTTGTTTGTACCTAAAAACAATATCCATATAGGTTCCGCTTATTTGAATTTATTATATTATAGATATCTCTCTAAAATAAAAAATCCTGTGAGTCGAGAATATATGATGATAGCAGCATACAACAGCGGAATAGGGAATGTTTTAAGAGTTTTTAACATAAGAAGGGACAGGGCAATAGCTATCGTTAATTCTTTGAGCCCAAAAGAAGTTTATTACAGATTGGTTCACAGACTTCCTACAAGCGAAGGAAGGCGTTATCTTCCAAAAGTGCTTAAAAACAGAAACAGGTTTGTGTCTTTGTAA
- a CDS encoding phage holin family protein: MNDKRGNIIISILEVVLLLIRSNLLFSFKEEIKKDTSKYLKILFLGTVGLIFFILFLIFISFGVYEFLKLYMKSYYAFLIIGGIYFFIFLYFIFIIKKHLRG; encoded by the coding sequence ATGAATGATAAAAGAGGTAATATAATTATTTCGATTTTAGAAGTTGTTTTGTTGTTAATAAGAAGTAATTTATTGTTTTCGTTTAAAGAAGAGATAAAAAAAGATACTTCTAAATATTTAAAGATTTTGTTTTTGGGGACAGTTGGGCTAATATTTTTTATTTTATTTTTAATTTTTATAAGTTTTGGGGTTTATGAATTCTTAAAACTTTATATGAAGAGTTATTATGCCTTTTTGATTATAGGAGGGATTTATTTTTTTATATTTTTATATTTTATTTTTATTATAAAAAAACACCTCAGAGGCTGA
- a CDS encoding PLP-dependent cysteine synthase family protein, with translation MFNTPIFQLNNISVKLEYKNPAGSIKDRPALFMLKDAFSKGFSEIVEVTSGNTGIALSFYAKKFGIKPTIFMPKSFSIERQKLLRMYGANLILTDGNITDAINEAKEYIKKHNAYYTNQFENPLNSLSHEYSTAFEILNQIEKIEYFVAGVGSGGTITGIAKVLKPLGVKIIAVEPKETPVIYNKLKNKNLPINKHNIQGIGAGFIPKIVDLSLIDDVILIDSIQAVEYMKKLPNLGITGGISTAANILAAKELNGNIVTVAPDGIEKYLSL, from the coding sequence ATGTTTAATACACCAATTTTTCAGCTAAACAATATTTCAGTCAAACTCGAATACAAAAACCCGGCCGGAAGTATTAAAGATAGGCCGGCCCTATTTATGCTAAAAGATGCTTTTTCAAAAGGTTTTAGTGAAATTGTGGAAGTTACAAGCGGGAATACAGGAATCGCTTTAAGTTTTTATGCAAAAAAATTTGGTATTAAACCCACAATTTTTATGCCAAAAAGCTTTTCAATAGAAAGGCAAAAACTACTTAGAATGTATGGGGCAAATCTTATTTTAACCGATGGAAATATAACTGATGCCATAAATGAAGCCAAAGAATATATAAAAAAACATAATGCTTATTATACTAATCAATTCGAAAACCCCCTAAATTCACTTTCCCATGAATATTCAACAGCATTTGAAATTTTAAACCAGATTGAAAAAATCGAATATTTTGTAGCCGGTGTTGGAAGCGGGGGAACAATCACGGGAATCGCAAAAGTATTAAAACCTTTAGGAGTAAAAATTATTGCGGTTGAACCAAAAGAAACCCCGGTAATTTATAATAAACTAAAAAATAAAAACCTGCCTATAAACAAACACAATATCCAGGGAATAGGTGCCGGATTTATTCCAAAAATTGTGGATTTAAGTTTAATCGATGATGTAATATTAATTGACAGCATTCAAGCGGTGGAATATATGAAAAAATTACCGAATTTAGGAATAACAGGAGGTATTTCAACAGCTGCAAATATTTTAGCTGCAAAAGAACTGAACGGAAACATAGTCACAGTAGCACCGGACGGGATAGAAAAATACCTCAGCCTCTGA
- a CDS encoding lysylphosphatidylglycerol synthase transmembrane domain-containing protein, whose translation MGNVKFKKKIKLLIKILFIFSAFFIIINKIDINKLKEIKLIYPSFLFLAFITFNISQIISALRVHNYLKNIKVTPSFKTQLMLYYLGMFYNILLPGGIGGDAYKAYKFQKKFEVGYKKIIKALLIDRFSGLFAIFVIISVLVFFSSFKVFLVYASSLLLISPFVLYFIHKYLFFEFKKSFFKTFIFSLIIQSLQLITFILILFAFNVKENLIDYGILFLISSIISVIPISIGGVGLRELTFLYAAKYFNINAEAGILSAFLFFIITLISSSIGILFIRSKHV comes from the coding sequence ATGGGAAATGTAAAATTCAAAAAAAAGATAAAACTTTTAATCAAAATTCTTTTTATTTTTTCAGCTTTTTTTATAATTATCAATAAAATCGATATTAATAAATTAAAAGAAATAAAATTAATTTATCCTTCTTTTTTATTTTTGGCATTTATCACCTTTAATATCTCTCAGATAATTTCGGCCCTAAGAGTCCATAATTATCTAAAAAACATAAAGGTGACACCCTCTTTTAAAACCCAGCTGATGCTTTATTATCTCGGAATGTTTTATAATATTCTGCTTCCTGGAGGAATCGGGGGAGATGCATATAAAGCATATAAATTTCAAAAAAAATTTGAAGTTGGTTACAAAAAAATTATAAAAGCTCTTTTAATAGACAGATTTTCCGGACTTTTCGCCATCTTTGTAATTATTTCCGTTTTAGTTTTTTTCAGCAGTTTTAAAGTTTTTTTAGTTTATGCTTCGTCTCTTTTGCTTATTTCCCCTTTTGTTTTATATTTTATTCACAAATATTTATTTTTTGAATTTAAAAAAAGTTTTTTTAAAACATTTATTTTTTCTTTAATAATTCAGTCACTTCAGTTAATTACATTTATTTTAATTTTATTTGCGTTTAATGTAAAAGAAAATCTAATCGATTACGGAATTTTATTTTTAATTTCATCAATTATCAGCGTAATACCAATATCTATCGGGGGAGTTGGACTAAGAGAGCTGACTTTTCTTTATGCGGCCAAATATTTTAATATAAATGCTGAAGCCGGAATACTCTCAGCATTTTTATTTTTTATTATAACTTTAATATCATCAAGTATAGGAATTTTATTTATTAGGAGCAAACATGTTTAA
- a CDS encoding glycosyltransferase family 2 protein: MKISVVVPLMNEEDNIKYLIEEVEKALKNFDYELILVDDGSTDNTVEEIKKYMNDKTKLIILNRNYGQTSAMAAGIEVAQGDIIVTIDGDLQNDPSDIPMMIEKLNEGYDVVAGIRAKRQDEPVRKFLSKIANKIIRKITGVHITDYGCTLKVFKKDVAKNLQLYGELHRFIPILAKIYGAKITEVPVKHHERKFGKSKYGFNRIFKVISDLMYLVFMQRFGQKPMHFFGTVGFIMFSLGALIDLYLFILKLFGESIGNRPLLTLGTLFIIGGIQLITTGFLAEIMIRTYYESQNKKPYIIKEIVTKNG, encoded by the coding sequence ATGAAAATTTCTGTAGTAGTTCCATTAATGAATGAAGAAGACAATATAAAATATTTAATAGAAGAAGTGGAAAAAGCGCTTAAAAATTTTGATTATGAACTTATTTTAGTAGATGACGGAAGCACTGACAATACAGTTGAAGAAATAAAAAAATATATGAATGATAAAACAAAACTTATAATTTTAAATAGAAATTACGGACAAACTTCTGCCATGGCTGCCGGCATTGAAGTTGCCCAGGGAGACATTATTGTAACAATCGACGGAGATTTGCAAAACGATCCAAGCGATATTCCAATGATGATAGAAAAATTAAACGAAGGTTATGATGTGGTTGCAGGCATCAGGGCAAAAAGACAGGACGAGCCCGTAAGAAAATTTTTAAGCAAAATTGCAAATAAAATAATAAGAAAAATTACAGGTGTTCACATTACCGATTATGGATGCACTTTGAAAGTGTTTAAAAAAGACGTTGCCAAAAATCTTCAATTATACGGTGAACTTCACAGATTTATACCAATTCTTGCCAAAATATACGGAGCTAAAATAACGGAAGTCCCTGTAAAACACCATGAAAGAAAATTTGGAAAAAGTAAATACGGTTTTAACAGAATCTTTAAAGTAATAAGTGATTTGATGTATCTTGTTTTTATGCAGAGATTCGGACAAAAACCAATGCATTTTTTTGGAACGGTGGGATTTATAATGTTTAGTCTTGGAGCTTTGATTGATTTATATCTTTTTATTTTAAAACTGTTTGGAGAGAGTATCGGCAACAGACCCCTTCTTACACTTGGCACCCTTTTTATAATTGGAGGTATTCAGTTAATTACCACGGGATTTTTGGCAGAAATTATGATTAGGACTTATTATGAATCCCAAAACAAAAAACCTTACATTATAAAAGAGATAGTCACTAAAAACGGATAA
- a CDS encoding FAD-dependent monooxygenase → MKILVIGGGPAGATAARLLAKKFDVTLIQDKNWDKPCGGGTKTKIFDEMDIPKNLIKHKLSYVYMCYKKEKIKIDLKGENLSIVLRKEFDKTLRDLAVKNGAKLYYGKFKKFEDKKALIEINKEKLLFDYDILIGADGVNSTVRKVLNLPPVPKTITHYARIDKKTDTCKFYFDEELGGKYYAWEFPHVNKTHIGSVDKNSFNNFCKYLNVNVKAKGYFIPTWEEGIIIKKDNIFFVGDAAGQVMPMSFEGIYYAVHSAEILANSIIYNLDYEKEWNKRFYKQFKFMKLIERINQTKLKNLMIKLHKLKKMRNFSVSLWLGKKFKKD, encoded by the coding sequence TTGAAAATCTTAGTTATTGGCGGAGGACCGGCTGGGGCTACTGCAGCAAGGCTTCTTGCTAAAAAATTTGATGTTACCCTCATTCAGGACAAAAACTGGGACAAACCATGCGGAGGAGGCACAAAAACAAAAATTTTTGATGAAATGGATATTCCAAAAAATTTAATAAAACATAAATTAAGCTATGTTTATATGTGTTATAAAAAAGAAAAAATAAAAATTGATTTAAAAGGAGAAAACCTTTCAATTGTTTTAAGAAAAGAATTTGACAAAACTTTAAGGGATTTAGCGGTAAAAAACGGCGCAAAACTTTATTACGGAAAATTTAAAAAATTTGAAGATAAAAAAGCCTTAATTGAAATAAACAAAGAAAAATTATTATTTGATTATGACATATTAATAGGGGCTGACGGAGTTAATTCCACTGTTAGAAAAGTACTGAACCTCCCACCTGTACCAAAAACCATAACACATTATGCAAGAATAGATAAAAAAACAGACACCTGTAAATTTTATTTTGATGAAGAACTGGGCGGAAAATATTATGCATGGGAATTTCCTCATGTAAATAAAACCCATATAGGAAGTGTGGACAAAAACAGCTTTAATAATTTCTGTAAATATTTAAATGTAAACGTAAAAGCCAAGGGATATTTTATCCCTACATGGGAAGAAGGAATAATTATAAAAAAAGATAATATTTTTTTTGTCGGTGATGCTGCGGGTCAGGTTATGCCTATGAGTTTTGAAGGAATTTATTATGCAGTTCATTCTGCTGAAATTCTTGCCAATTCCATTATATATAACTTGGATTATGAAAAAGAATGGAATAAAAGATTTTATAAACAGTTTAAATTTATGAAATTAATCGAAAGAATAAACCAGACAAAATTAAAAAACTTAATGATAAAACTGCATAAACTTAAAAAAATGAGAAATTTTAGCGTTTCTCTCTGGCTTGGAAAAAAATTTAAAAAGGATTAA
- a CDS encoding NifU family protein: MKKFEEMNLKEKIEAIEEVIKKDILPMLAFDGGMAEVLDVRENNGETHVYIRYGGACAACSSAGGATLFAIEETLRKRLDTDKIRVFPI; this comes from the coding sequence ATGAAAAAATTTGAAGAAATGAATTTAAAAGAAAAAATTGAGGCTATTGAAGAAGTAATCAAAAAAGATATTTTACCAATGCTTGCATTTGACGGTGGAATGGCGGAAGTTTTAGATGTGAGAGAAAATAACGGTGAAACCCATGTATATATAAGATACGGCGGAGCCTGTGCCGCATGCTCTTCTGCAGGCGGGGCGACTCTTTTTGCAATAGAAGAAACACTGAGAAAAAGACTTGATACTGATAAGATAAGAGTATTCCCTATATAA
- a CDS encoding SPL family radical SAM protein, with protein sequence MNLKNFSHIYVEKRVLNYPYVKKILEKFKDGEIIEINHYKDRFNPYYQSFRAQKNSQKLILAKKEPPFLYEASDLIQKQDTNFFYTTPMLNCIYDCHYCFLQGMYPSANVVLFVNFEDFFEEVERTYKKLGNMFLSISYDTDVLAVEKLFGVAKIWADFVKGKNIKLELRTKSVNVNFPYQENLVFAFSLSPDTVIQKYEKFTPSLFARINAVKKIIKKGYKPVIVFDPIIKVPDFKKVYKEFMDKVFSEIDYKNISAVVYGTFRMSSNQFKLIKKEMFSDLYFSPYSVKNGIVEYEDKKEIIEFIESLLPDVKKFKA encoded by the coding sequence ATGAACTTAAAAAATTTTAGTCATATTTATGTTGAAAAAAGGGTTTTAAATTATCCTTATGTAAAAAAAATTCTTGAAAAATTTAAAGACGGCGAAATTATTGAAATAAATCACTATAAAGACAGATTTAACCCATATTATCAGTCATTCAGGGCGCAGAAAAATTCTCAAAAATTGATTTTGGCTAAAAAAGAACCTCCTTTTTTATATGAAGCAAGTGATTTGATTCAAAAGCAAGATACTAATTTTTTTTATACCACTCCTATGCTTAACTGTATTTATGACTGTCATTACTGTTTTTTGCAGGGAATGTATCCAAGCGCCAATGTAGTTTTGTTTGTAAATTTTGAGGATTTTTTTGAAGAGGTTGAAAGAACTTATAAAAAACTGGGAAATATGTTTTTATCCATCTCATACGATACAGATGTTTTAGCTGTTGAAAAGCTTTTTGGCGTGGCTAAAATTTGGGCCGATTTTGTAAAAGGTAAAAACATAAAACTTGAACTTCGCACGAAATCTGTAAATGTAAATTTTCCTTATCAGGAGAATCTGGTGTTTGCCTTTTCACTCTCTCCTGATACTGTAATTCAAAAATACGAAAAATTTACTCCTTCTCTTTTTGCCAGAATCAATGCAGTAAAAAAAATAATTAAAAAAGGCTACAAACCTGTAATTGTATTTGATCCAATCATAAAAGTGCCTGATTTTAAGAAAGTTTATAAAGAGTTTATGGATAAAGTATTCAGTGAAATTGATTACAAAAATATTTCAGCCGTTGTGTATGGTACTTTTAGGATGAGTTCAAATCAATTTAAATTGATTAAAAAGGAAATGTTTAGTGACTTATATTTCTCCCCATATAGCGTAAAAAATGGAATTGTTGAATATGAAGATAAAAAAGAAATAATTGAATTTATTGAAAGTTTGTTGCCTGACGTGAAAAAATTCAAAGCCTAA